A region from the Vicia villosa cultivar HV-30 ecotype Madison, WI linkage group LG3, Vvil1.0, whole genome shotgun sequence genome encodes:
- the LOC131660231 gene encoding protein WALLS ARE THIN 1-like has product MADSGGSSTRMWCSIPERFQLHGAMLVLQVGYAGFHVVSRAALNMGISKLVFPVYRNLLAFLLLVPFAYFLEKKERPAINFNFLLHFFLLALIGFTANQGFYLLGLDNTSPTFASAIQNSVPAITFLMAVVLRIEQVRLNRKDGIGKVAGTIFCVAGASVITLYKGPTIYSPVPPSLNNNNTIQESLFESLGDAKGKNWTLGCLYLIGHCLSWSGWLVLQAPVLKKYPARLSVTSYTCFFGLIQFLIIALIFERNSQAWIFTSGAEVFTILYGGVVASGIAFAVQIWCIDKGGPVFVAVYQPVQTLIVAIMASLALGEEFYLGGIIGAALIIVGLYLVLWGKNEEKKFARELAATTSTPAEHSGIIRASGHHGKSSLIQPLLPSSTENV; this is encoded by the exons ATGGCTGATTCAGGTGGTTCTTCTACGAGAATGTGGTGTTCTATACCAGAACGGTTTCAGCTGCATGGGGCCATGCTGGTCCTCCAAGTTGGTTATGCTGGTTTCCATGTGGTCTCTAGAGCTGCCCTTAACATGGGAATTAGCAAACTGGTTTTTCCAGTTTACCGGAATCTTCTTGCTTTTCTTCTCCTTGTTCCATTTGCATACTTCTTGGAAAA GAAGGAAAGGCCAGCTATTAATTTCAACTTTCTTCTACACTTTTTTCTTCTTGCCCTCATCGG TTTTACAGCCAATCAAGGTTTCTACTTGCTTGGTTTGGACAATACATCTCCAACTTTTGCATCAGCTATACAAAACTCAGTTCCAGCCATTACATTTCTCATGGCAGTTGTACTCAG AATAGAGCAAGTGAGGTTGAACAGAAAGGATGGAATAGGAAAAGTTGCAGGAACAATATTCTGTGTGGCAGGAGCATCAGTGATTACACTTTACAAAGGTCCAACAATATACAGTCCAGTTCCACCCTCtctaaacaacaacaataccatACAAGAGAGTTTGTTTGAGTCATTAGGTGATGCAAAAGGAAAAAACTGGACCCTTGGATGTTTGTACCTTATAGGACATTGTTTGTCTTGGTCTGGTTGGCTGGTGTTACAAGCACCTGTCCTTAAGAAGTATCCAGCTCGTCTCTCTGTCACTTCCTATACATGTTTCTTTGGACTTATCCAATTCCTCATTATTGCTTTGATCTTTGAGAGAAACTCTCAGGCTTGGATTTTCACCTCTGGTGCTGAAGTTTTTACCATTCTTTACGGG GGAGTGGTAGCATCAGGAATTGCGTTCGCTGTACAGATATGGTGCATTGACAAAGGAGGACCTGTTTTTGTTGCAGTATATCAACCTGTTCAAACTCTTATTGTTGCTATCATGGCTTCTCTTGCTTTAGGAGAAGAATTCTACTTAGGCGG GATCATTGGAGCAGCACTGATCATTGTGGGGTTGTACCTAGTTCTGTGGggtaaaaatgaagaaaagaaatttGCAAGGGAGCTAGCAGCAACGACTTCGACTCCAGCCGAGCATAGCGGCATTATCAGGGCCTCAGGCCATCATGGAAAATCATCACTTATTCAACCTCTTCTTCCTTCATCAACGGAAAATGTTTGA